The proteins below come from a single Portunus trituberculatus isolate SZX2019 chromosome 4, ASM1759143v1, whole genome shotgun sequence genomic window:
- the LOC123512335 gene encoding tubulin alpha-1 chain-like: MPSGGRECISIHVGQAGVQMGNACWELYCLEHGIQPDGMMPSDQTIGYGDDSFNTFFSETRTGKHVPRAVFVDLEPTVVDEIRTGTYRHLFAPNSLHTGKEDAANNYARGHYTVGKEQLEVVMDTIRKQEEACSGLQGFLVFHSFGGGTGSGFGSLLMEHLSLDYGKKSKLCFSIYPAPQVSTAVVEPYNSILFTHTTLEHCDVEFMVDNEAIYKLCQDGLNITRPTYTNLNRMIGQVVSSITASLRFDGALNVDLTEFQTNLVPYPRIHFPLATYAPVVSADKAQHDNFDVRTITAKCFEPNQQMVKCNPQEGKYMACCMLFRGDVVPKDVNAAIAELRTKRTISFVDWCPTGFKVGINYQPPTVVPGGDLAKVERAVCVLSTPQQ; the protein is encoded by the exons ATGCCGAGTGGTGGG cgtGAGTGCATCAGCATCCACGTGGGGCAGGCTGGGGTGCAGATGGGCAATGCCTGCTGGGAGCTGTACTGTCTAGAGCACGGTATCCAGCCAGACGGGATGATGCCATCAGACCAGACGATTGGGTATGGCGATGACTCCTTCAACACCTTCTTCAGCGAGACACGAACTGGCAAGCATGTACCCAGAGCTGTCTTCGTAGACCTGGAGCCGACTGTTGTGG ATGAGATCAGGACGGGCACCTACAGGCACCTCTTCGCGCCAAACTCACTGCACACCGGGAAGGAGGATGCTGCCAATAACTACGCCAGGGGACACTACACTGTtg GCAAGGAGCagctggaggtggtgatggacaCAATACGCAAGCAGGAGGAGGCGTGTTCTGGGCTGCAGGGTTTCCTCGTCTTTCACTCCTTCGGGGGCGGCACTGGCTCAGGCTTTGGCTCTCTTCTGATGGAGCACTTGTCCCTTGATTATGGCAAGAAGTCTAAACTGTGCTTCTCTATCTATCCTGCTCCTCAG GTGTCGACAGCCGTGGTGGAGCCGTACAACTCCATCCTGTTCACCCACACCACGCTGGAGCACTGTGATGTGGAGTTCATGGTGGATAACGAAGCCATCTACAAACTGTGTCAGGACGGACTCAACATTACTCGGCCAACCTACACCAACCTGAACAGAATGATTGGCCAGGTGGTGtccag CATCACAGCATCTCTACGCTTCGACGGGGCTCTCAATGTTGACCTGACAGAGTTCCAGACCAACCTTGTGCCCTACCCAAGGATCCACTTCCCTCTG gccaccTATGCCCCAGTGGTCTCAGCTGACAAGGCCCAGCATGACAACTTCGACGTGCGTACAATCACCGCCAAGTGCTTCGAACCCAACCAGCAGATG gtgAAGTGCAACCCACAGGAAGGGAAGTACATGGCGTGCTGCATGTTGTTCCGAGGCGACGTGGTGCCCAAGGATGTGAACGCTGCCATTGCTGAACTGCGCACCAAGAGAACCATTTCCTTTGTTGACTGGTGCCCCACGGGATTCAAg gTGGGCATTAACTACCAGCCGCCGACAGTGGTGCCTGGCGGGGACCTGGCCAAGGTGGAGCGGGCAGTGTGTGTCCTGTCAACACCACAGCAGTGA